One Brachyspira suanatina DNA segment encodes these proteins:
- a CDS encoding class I SAM-dependent methyltransferase — MKKGKKYEIKKLRVKKHKNLLLVKSDSEEDKKKLEIIRDILINDNEDQSKYDLHNYFLDNKGEAIFKHLPFFDIYERHFSKYRGKDINMMEIGVGSGGAVKMWREYFRNNNPEANVNIYAIDRNPKCKQFEQDNIKIFIGSQDDREFLKEVKSQIPKLDILIDDGGHRMNQQITTFEEMYEHVKDDGIYLCEDVYTSYWPNFGGGYKNPNSYIEYTKNLIDSLNAYWATEEDDLYPNAFTDSTYSIHYYDGIVIIEKRKRDTRYNDICQQAIIGKTKE; from the coding sequence ATGAAAAAAGGCAAAAAATATGAAATAAAAAAATTAAGAGTGAAAAAACATAAAAACCTCTTACTTGTCAAAAGCGACAGCGAAGAAGATAAAAAAAAATTAGAAATTATTAGAGATATACTCATAAATGATAATGAAGATCAATCTAAATATGATTTACATAATTACTTTTTGGATAATAAAGGAGAAGCTATTTTCAAACATCTACCTTTTTTTGATATATATGAAAGACATTTCTCTAAATACAGAGGTAAAGATATTAATATGATGGAAATCGGTGTTGGCAGCGGTGGTGCTGTAAAAATGTGGAGGGAATATTTTAGAAACAATAACCCTGAAGCCAATGTCAACATATATGCAATAGATAGAAACCCTAAATGCAAACAATTTGAACAGGATAATATAAAAATATTCATAGGCTCTCAAGATGACAGAGAATTTTTAAAAGAAGTAAAAAGCCAAATTCCAAAATTAGATATTTTAATAGATGACGGCGGACATAGAATGAATCAGCAAATAACTACTTTTGAAGAGATGTATGAACATGTAAAAGATGATGGAATTTATTTATGCGAAGATGTTTATACTTCATATTGGCCTAATTTCGGAGGCGGTTATAAAAATCCTAACTCATATATAGAATACACAAAAAATTTAATAGACTCACTTAATGCTTATTGGGCTACTGAGGAAGACGATTTATATCCAAATGCTTTTACAGACAGCACATATTCTATTCATTATTATGACGGTATAGTAATAATAGAAAAAAGAAAAAGAGATACTAGATATAATGATATATGTCAGCAAGCTATCATAGGTAAAACTAAAGAATAA
- a CDS encoding glycosyltransferase: MVSIIITTKNSENFIADCINAVKNSNYKDTEIILVDNSSTDKTVEIAKELGAKTFIKGPERSAQRNYGAEMSSGEIIGFLDVDMTLSENVITECLEIFENNKDVQAIYIPEKIYGESFFNRVRSFERSFYDATVIDAVRFFRREAFIKIGGFDLNLNGTEDWDIDRRIKEIGQVDIIKSPLYHHENHTLKQYIVKKSYYASNFDNYFKKWGHDETTKKQFGMFYRYIGVYVEKGKWKKLLLHPIYSISMYFLRFLIGVVYILSKFNISKKENVYKDNKK, encoded by the coding sequence ATGGTAAGCATAATTATAACAACTAAAAACTCAGAAAATTTCATTGCTGATTGTATCAATGCAGTAAAAAATTCTAATTATAAAGACACAGAAATAATACTAGTAGATAATAGTTCAACTGACAAAACTGTGGAAATAGCAAAAGAATTGGGAGCAAAAACTTTTATTAAAGGCCCAGAACGTTCTGCACAAAGAAATTATGGTGCTGAAATGTCAAGCGGTGAAATAATAGGATTTTTAGATGTAGATATGACTTTATCAGAAAATGTTATAACAGAATGTTTGGAAATTTTTGAAAATAATAAAGATGTTCAGGCTATTTATATACCAGAAAAAATTTACGGAGAGAGTTTCTTTAATAGAGTAAGAAGTTTTGAACGTTCTTTTTATGATGCCACAGTTATAGATGCTGTAAGGTTTTTTAGAAGAGAAGCATTTATAAAAATAGGCGGCTTTGATTTAAACTTAAATGGCACAGAAGATTGGGATATAGACAGAAGAATAAAAGAAATAGGACAAGTTGACATAATAAAATCACCATTATATCATCATGAAAATCATACTTTAAAACAATATATAGTAAAGAAAAGTTATTATGCATCTAATTTTGATAATTACTTCAAAAAATGGGGACATGATGAAACAACAAAGAAACAATTTGGTATGTTTTATCGTTATATAGGCGTATATGTAGAAAAAGGAAAATGGAAAAAACTGCTTCTACACCCTATTTATTCAATATCAATGTACTTTTTAAGGTTCTTGATAGGAGTTGTTTATATACTTTCAAAATTTAACATATCAAAAAAAGAAAATGTTTATAAAGATAATAAAAAATAA
- a CDS encoding PD-(D/E)XK nuclease family protein, producing MNKEIIENTLLTLINEFKKDEEEKYNAVSNTIYSIHKSFLYEEELKTNRLNEIFSKIKIIIEEVKNEMKKFPHQFCIFDVVNLQRHENYNSNLLAEFLKINIENEATKLSFVKDFLIYLNDKFKWGYYGFKSIEELEEINHSYIKIKREEYAGSRRIDLFISYKKDFAIIIENKIYAGEQDNQLDDYYQNKKKDNYKKLYMIFLTPSGYEPYTLSEKSKKELGNNFQTLKHSDIALWLEKILDKYKSLFDENDDESGNDNKYIKDYRLLKSAMIQTIHNANMISNNTKELDMTKEKIRTLLEDNIFKDIQTVEEAEEYKKIFNSVIDIINEKEIDISLEPILFFTDKVIKYLNENSDDKSYYYKKIDEITKNIKDNPYSKDFCHNIKYNLNNYNADILLEYHYESGTFQFSIYSDSDKNEKSYKKLKNKESSIKEIFSNFEEGNPYVYYIDTEKDSPEEIAEAMIKLYNLLKNNL from the coding sequence ATGAATAAAGAAATTATTGAAAACACATTATTAACCTTAATAAATGAATTCAAAAAAGATGAAGAAGAAAAATATAACGCTGTAAGCAATACTATATATTCTATTCATAAATCATTTTTATATGAAGAAGAATTAAAAACAAATAGATTAAATGAAATCTTCTCTAAAATTAAAATAATAATAGAAGAAGTAAAAAATGAAATGAAAAAATTTCCTCATCAATTTTGTATATTTGATGTGGTAAATTTACAAAGACATGAGAATTATAATAGTAATTTACTTGCCGAGTTTCTTAAAATAAATATAGAGAATGAAGCTACTAAATTAAGTTTTGTTAAAGATTTTCTAATTTATTTAAATGATAAATTTAAATGGGGTTATTATGGATTTAAGAGTATTGAAGAATTAGAAGAAATAAATCATTCATATATAAAAATAAAAAGAGAAGAATATGCAGGCAGCAGAAGAATAGATTTATTTATATCTTATAAAAAAGACTTTGCAATTATAATAGAAAATAAAATATACGCTGGAGAGCAAGATAATCAATTAGATGATTATTATCAGAATAAGAAAAAAGATAATTATAAAAAATTATATATGATTTTTCTCACTCCTTCAGGCTATGAACCTTATACTTTATCAGAAAAATCCAAAAAAGAACTTGGAAATAATTTTCAAACATTAAAGCATAGCGATATAGCTTTATGGCTTGAGAAAATTTTAGATAAATATAAGTCATTATTTGATGAAAATGATGATGAATCAGGTAATGATAATAAATATATAAAAGATTATAGGCTTTTGAAATCTGCTATGATACAGACTATACATAATGCCAATATGATAAGCAATAATACAAAGGAGCTTGATATGACAAAAGAAAAAATACGAACACTATTGGAAGACAATATTTTTAAAGACATACAAACTGTAGAGGAGGCGGAAGAATATAAAAAAATATTTAATAGTGTTATAGATATTATTAATGAAAAAGAAATAGATATATCACTTGAACCTATATTGTTTTTTACTGATAAAGTAATCAAATATTTAAATGAAAATTCAGATGATAAATCTTATTATTATAAAAAAATAGATGAAATTACTAAAAATATAAAAGACAATCCTTATAGTAAAGATTTTTGTCATAATATAAAATACAATTTAAATAATTATAATGCTGATATATTATTAGAATATCACTATGAATCAGGTACATTTCAGTTTTCTATTTATAGTGACTCAGATAAAAATGAAAAAAGTTATAAAAAATTAAAAAATAAAGAGTCTTCGATAAAGGAAATATTTAGTAATTTTGAAGAAGGAAATCCATATGTATACTATATAGATACAGAAAAAGACAGCCCAGAGGAAATTGCTGAGGCTATGATTAAGCTTTATAATCTTTTGAAAAATAATTTATGA
- a CDS encoding sulfite exporter TauE/SafE family protein: protein MLSIENLIIIIIGCSIAGFVDAAAGGGGLISLPAYLIAGIPPHTALATNKLTSTSGAVVSAFTFFKNGKLTTKLIKFLIPMTILGSIVGVQVIVLIDAKVLQPLIMILILAVGIYTLFSKTFGTENQFDENNLKTKNYITGMFFAFLLGFYDAVFGPGTGSFLIMFFVLYYKMDFLLASGNAKALNLTSNLCSLIIFAIEGKVNYMAGVFVIPFIMTSTYFGAKFAIKKGIKVIKPIFVTISLLTTLKILLDIIR from the coding sequence ATGCTTAGTATAGAAAATTTAATTATAATAATTATAGGCTGTTCCATAGCTGGTTTCGTTGATGCTGCTGCAGGAGGCGGCGGACTTATAAGTTTACCTGCATATCTGATAGCTGGTATTCCTCCTCATACGGCTTTAGCTACAAATAAACTCACTTCCACATCAGGAGCTGTAGTTTCTGCTTTTACATTCTTCAAAAATGGAAAACTCACAACCAAACTAATAAAGTTTTTGATACCTATGACAATATTAGGCTCTATTGTTGGAGTTCAGGTTATTGTACTTATAGATGCAAAAGTATTGCAGCCTTTAATAATGATACTTATTTTAGCTGTTGGTATTTACACTTTATTTTCAAAAACTTTCGGTACAGAAAATCAATTCGATGAAAATAATCTCAAAACTAAAAACTATATAACAGGAATGTTCTTTGCTTTTCTTTTGGGTTTTTATGATGCAGTATTCGGACCCGGTACAGGAAGTTTTTTAATAATGTTTTTTGTACTTTATTATAAAATGGATTTTCTTCTTGCCTCTGGTAATGCTAAGGCTTTGAATCTTACAAGTAATTTATGTTCATTAATAATATTTGCTATAGAGGGAAAAGTTAACTATATGGCTGGTGTATTCGTTATACCTTTTATAATGACATCAACTTACTTCGGTGCTAAGTTCGCTATAAAGAAAGGAATAAAAGTTATAAAGCCAATATTCGTAACTATTTCCTTACTAACTACATTAAAAATTTTATTAGATATCATTAGATAA
- a CDS encoding DegT/DnrJ/EryC1/StrS family aminotransferase — protein MNKKIPFSPPDITDSEIEAVVNVLKSGWITTGPVNKEFEEELCKYIDVKRVKLLSSATSAMELALKIFGVGEGDEVIVPAYTYASTANVVVHLGAKVVFIDAKEDDFNIDLERLEKAITNKTKAIIAVDIGGKPCDYDAIINILESNKELFKASENKYQKELKRPLFLLDAAHSIGAVYKGKRTGSQADMSSFSFHAVKNITTSEGGALSFNEIGNINADDIYKELSVLSLHGQNKSAFDKNKGGKGAWRYNIELPGYKCNMSDLHAAIGLSQLRRYDSMLNHRKKIVDMYNYILSKNKRIILPNFKDDYSESSYHLYLIRIQDFEEEDRDLFIDKMSELGITLNVHYLPLPAHKAYIDLGYKMDYYKNAFNLYKNQITLPLYSILKEEDAEYIALNIIKYLNEF, from the coding sequence ATGAATAAGAAAATACCTTTTTCCCCTCCGGATATAACAGATAGTGAAATAGAGGCTGTAGTTAATGTATTAAAATCAGGCTGGATTACAACAGGACCGGTAAATAAAGAATTTGAAGAAGAGCTTTGTAAATATATAGATGTAAAAAGAGTAAAGTTATTATCCAGCGCTACATCAGCTATGGAATTGGCATTGAAAATATTCGGAGTAGGTGAGGGTGATGAAGTAATAGTACCTGCTTATACTTATGCTTCTACTGCAAATGTTGTAGTTCATTTGGGTGCTAAAGTGGTATTCATAGATGCAAAAGAAGATGATTTTAATATAGATTTAGAAAGACTTGAAAAAGCTATTACTAATAAAACTAAAGCTATTATTGCAGTTGATATTGGAGGAAAACCTTGCGATTATGATGCTATTATAAATATTTTAGAAAGCAACAAAGAATTATTTAAGGCATCAGAAAATAAATATCAAAAAGAATTAAAAAGACCATTATTTTTACTTGATGCAGCTCATTCAATAGGTGCCGTTTATAAAGGAAAAAGAACAGGTTCACAGGCTGATATGTCTTCTTTCTCTTTTCATGCTGTAAAAAATATAACAACTTCAGAGGGCGGCGCATTGTCTTTTAATGAAATAGGAAATATAAATGCTGATGATATATACAAAGAACTTTCTGTATTATCTTTACATGGACAAAATAAAAGTGCTTTCGATAAGAATAAAGGCGGTAAAGGAGCTTGGAGATATAATATAGAATTGCCAGGATATAAATGTAATATGAGTGATTTGCATGCCGCTATTGGTTTATCACAGTTAAGAAGATATGATTCTATGCTTAATCATAGAAAAAAAATAGTGGATATGTATAATTATATTTTAAGTAAAAATAAAAGAATAATACTCCCTAATTTTAAAGATGATTACAGTGAATCTTCATATCATTTATATTTAATAAGAATACAGGATTTTGAAGAAGAAGACAGAGATTTATTTATAGATAAAATGTCAGAATTAGGTATAACATTAAATGTTCATTATTTGCCTTTGCCTGCACATAAGGCTTATATAGATTTGGGTTACAAAATGGATTATTATAAAAATGCATTTAATTTATATAAAAATCAAATAACATTGCCTTTATACAGCATATTAAAAGAAGAAGATGCTGAGTATATAGCACTTAACATAATTAAGTATTTAAATGAATTTTGA
- a CDS encoding Rpn family recombination-promoting nuclease/putative transposase: MKDLDKLKQILNEPVTIENLNRINDYFVRYLFSHEGNENIALNFINAVFKDLNFETFNKIEILNPFNISENYDEKESIVDIKATTETGITVLIEIQSRGNEDFIKRALYYWAYNYSSSLNRGSFYDELKPTVSINITNFILTDEDKVHSCYILKELSNNKILTDHCQLHFVELPKFNLKNTSAIEGLDNIHKEFISWVKFFKGEDMSTLMKENTIFEEVEKKCRTFVNDSPVMDKYKKREVDTYFFNKSMELDIKKAKEEGIKEGIKEGIKEGIKEGIKEGIKENQILVAKNLKKSGLDIKFISENTGLSIQEIEKL, encoded by the coding sequence ATGAAAGATTTAGATAAATTAAAACAAATATTAAATGAACCTGTTACAATTGAAAATTTAAATAGAATCAATGATTATTTTGTACGCTATTTATTTTCACATGAAGGAAATGAAAATATAGCTTTAAATTTTATTAATGCTGTATTTAAAGATTTAAATTTTGAAACTTTTAATAAAATAGAAATATTAAATCCGTTCAATATTTCAGAAAATTATGATGAAAAAGAATCTATAGTAGATATTAAGGCTACTACAGAAACAGGAATAACTGTTTTAATAGAAATACAATCCAGAGGAAATGAAGATTTTATAAAAAGAGCTTTATATTATTGGGCTTATAATTATAGTTCTAGTTTAAATAGAGGTTCTTTTTATGATGAATTAAAGCCAACTGTAAGTATCAATATTACAAACTTTATACTAACAGATGAGGATAAGGTTCATAGCTGTTATATATTAAAAGAATTAAGTAATAATAAAATTCTAACAGATCATTGCCAATTACATTTTGTTGAACTTCCTAAATTCAATTTAAAAAATACTTCTGCAATAGAAGGTTTAGATAATATACATAAAGAATTCATTTCTTGGGTTAAATTTTTTAAGGGGGAAGATATGTCTACATTAATGAAAGAAAATACTATATTTGAAGAAGTAGAAAAAAAATGCCGTACATTTGTTAATGATAGTCCTGTAATGGATAAATATAAAAAACGAGAAGTAGATACATATTTCTTTAATAAAAGTATGGAGTTAGATATAAAGAAGGCTAAAGAAGAAGGTATTAAAGAAGGTATTAAAGAAGGTATTAAAGAAGGTATTAAAGAAGGTATTAAAGAGGGCATTAAAGAAAATCAAATATTAGTAGCTAAAAATCTCAAAAAATCTGGTTTAGATATAAAGTTCATAAGTGAAAATACAGGATTGAGTATACAAGAAATAGAAAAACTATAA
- a CDS encoding glycoside hydrolase family 3 N-terminal domain-containing protein, producing the protein MSYIIIITIILFFLLVFLFITHFNNNEEKTYINNIDNAKEILSFISVKNYDNELINIINNTKISGIIINIDNLDIDTLSNIIKTIKRSINRKIFITLDQDYKSTYNIAYHQKFKVYPSYIGERESEEYAYKIAYQRALKLKSLGINMILSPICNTYCNEKSHLKENIFTNDKILASRLIYQTVKAQKDAGIITALKYFPKYYDDELYIDEKIDNVESVLDNRETFLAGIKANADIIVMSHIKNTDKCRDFLINNMKFKGIIMTDYINDNKNIIGYGINVFSYNYYRNKNIKNMIKNNLKETDLEVCSKVLNLMKKL; encoded by the coding sequence ATGTCGTATATTATCATAATCACTATAATACTATTTTTCTTATTAGTTTTTTTATTCATCACTCATTTTAATAATAATGAGGAAAAAACATATATAAATAATATTGATAATGCAAAAGAAATATTAAGTTTTATCTCTGTAAAGAATTATGATAATGAATTAATTAACATAATAAATAATACTAAAATATCAGGCATTATAATAAATATTGATAATTTAGATATTGATACACTTTCTAATATTATAAAAACTATTAAAAGAAGTATTAATAGAAAAATATTCATAACATTAGATCAGGATTATAAATCTACTTATAATATAGCATATCATCAGAAGTTTAAAGTTTATCCTAGTTATATAGGAGAGAGAGAAAGCGAAGAATATGCTTATAAAATAGCATATCAAAGAGCATTAAAATTAAAGTCTTTAGGTATTAATATGATTTTATCTCCTATATGCAATACCTATTGTAATGAAAAATCACATTTAAAAGAGAATATATTTACAAATGATAAAATACTTGCTTCAAGACTTATATATCAAACTGTAAAAGCACAAAAAGATGCAGGAATTATAACTGCATTAAAATATTTTCCAAAATACTATGATGATGAGTTATATATAGATGAAAAAATAGATAATGTAGAAAGCGTATTGGATAATAGAGAAACATTCTTAGCAGGAATAAAAGCTAATGCTGATATTATAGTGATGTCGCATATTAAAAATACTGATAAATGCAGAGATTTTCTTATTAACAATATGAAGTTTAAAGGCATTATAATGACTGATTATATTAATGATAATAAAAATATAATTGGTTATGGAATAAATGTTTTTTCCTATAATTATTATAGAAACAAAAATATAAAAAATATGATAAAAAATAATTTAAAAGAAACGGATCTGGAAGTATGCTCAAAAGTCTTAAATTTAATGAAAAAATTGTGA
- a CDS encoding glycoside hydrolase family 3 N-terminal domain-containing protein, protein MLKSLKFNEKIVKIVLYLILILLFIYACKTASNAIGDSMYISELKKNYPDLSDYIDKVSEMSDKERKGLLLMVGIKDKVLSEETIKTLKDNHIMGVILFDYNITDEKQLKKLTSDLRKYVNPNMLISIDQEGGEVNRINFDKLKNISPKNIGDSNSSEYAYNIAYQKSKFLLDLGINMILGPLCDVPNDTNSYLYNRSFSTNVNIVAEMVSNTVKAQRDAGIISVLKHFPGHGDTAVNSHNDFPSINKTTNELLLNEFIPFKSGIDAGAEMVLVAHIKNKYIDNKNTASMSKKYTDILEKDLGFNGVVITDDLAMTGSIDKGINFGINLISNVYENVEYMFEDIDADIISCARLLKIISENTKSRT, encoded by the coding sequence ATGCTCAAAAGTCTTAAATTTAATGAAAAAATTGTGAAAATTGTATTGTATTTAATTTTGATATTATTATTTATATATGCATGTAAAACTGCTTCAAATGCAATTGGAGATAGCATGTATATATCTGAATTGAAAAAAAATTATCCTGATTTATCTGATTATATAGATAAAGTTTCTGAAATGAGTGATAAAGAGCGAAAAGGTTTGCTTTTAATGGTAGGTATAAAAGATAAGGTGCTTTCTGAAGAAACTATTAAAACTCTTAAAGATAATCATATAATGGGTGTAATACTATTTGATTATAATATCACAGATGAAAAACAATTAAAGAAGTTAACATCAGATTTAAGAAAATATGTTAATCCAAATATGTTAATTTCTATAGATCAGGAAGGAGGAGAGGTTAATCGCATTAATTTTGATAAATTAAAAAATATATCTCCAAAGAATATAGGAGATTCAAACAGTTCAGAATATGCTTATAATATAGCTTATCAGAAATCTAAGTTCTTATTAGATTTAGGAATTAATATGATATTAGGTCCTTTATGTGATGTTCCTAATGATACAAATTCTTATCTATATAATAGAAGTTTTTCAACAAATGTTAATATAGTTGCGGAAATGGTTTCAAATACAGTGAAAGCCCAAAGGGATGCAGGAATAATAAGTGTATTAAAACATTTTCCAGGACATGGAGATACTGCTGTAAACTCTCATAATGATTTTCCAAGTATTAATAAAACTACAAATGAATTATTATTGAATGAGTTTATTCCTTTTAAAAGCGGTATAGATGCAGGAGCAGAAATGGTTTTAGTTGCTCATATAAAAAATAAATATATAGACAATAAAAATACGGCTAGTATGTCAAAAAAATATACTGATATATTAGAAAAAGACTTAGGTTTTAATGGGGTAGTTATTACAGATGATTTGGCTATGACAGGAAGCATTGATAAAGGAATTAATTTTGGTATTAATTTGATAAGCAATGTATATGAAAATGTAGAGTATATGTTTGAAGATATAGATGCTGATATCATTTCATGTGCGAGATTATTAAAGATAATTTCCGAAAATACTAAATCCCGCACATAG
- a CDS encoding helix-turn-helix domain-containing protein encodes MSITTKHMISLSEEEKEKIKEFIKKEGKSKRLISRANIILALNEKKNTGLTHTDIAKQYNVTYHTVVNIINEYVKSGLDETLTYKRNPNSNRKKKQAN; translated from the coding sequence ATGAGTATAACAACTAAACACATGATATCCTTAAGTGAAGAGGAGAAAGAAAAAATCAAAGAATTTATTAAAAAGGAAGGAAAATCAAAAAGACTCATTTCTAGAGCAAATATCATTTTGGCATTAAATGAAAAGAAAAACACAGGACTTACTCATACTGATATAGCAAAACAATATAATGTTACTTACCACACTGTAGTAAACATTATTAATGAATATGTTAAATCAGGATTAGATGAAACTCTAACATATAAGAGAAATCCTAACAGTAATAGGAAAAAGAAACAAGCCAATTGA
- a CDS encoding cyclodeaminase/cyclohydrolase family protein, with the protein MSKLIDKKLADYINDVDSSLPAPGGGSVMGAVGSLACALAGMVGHLTVNKKKFLELSQEEQDNFNNAIENIKNIKSRLMEIVDKDAESFNAFMEAMKLPKNTEEEKAKRKTAISEAAKKAIDIPFSALKSCYELMPFFEIVIKYGNSNVVTDIASAYVLAFACAKGSVLNININIPLIDDNTFLNNIKINTKEYINTIENNFYNIEKEILLFRI; encoded by the coding sequence ATGTCAAAATTAATCGATAAAAAATTAGCAGATTATATCAATGATGTTGATAGTTCTCTTCCTGCTCCAGGAGGTGGAAGCGTTATGGGAGCTGTAGGAAGTTTGGCTTGTGCATTAGCTGGTATGGTTGGACATCTTACAGTTAATAAAAAAAAGTTTTTGGAATTAAGTCAAGAGGAACAAGATAATTTTAATAATGCTATAGAAAATATAAAAAATATAAAAAGCAGATTAATGGAGATAGTGGATAAAGATGCAGAAAGTTTTAATGCATTTATGGAAGCTATGAAACTCCCTAAAAATACAGAAGAAGAAAAAGCAAAAAGAAAAACTGCTATATCTGAAGCTGCAAAAAAAGCTATAGATATTCCTTTCAGTGCTTTAAAATCTTGTTATGAATTAATGCCGTTTTTTGAAATAGTAATTAAATACGGAAATAGCAATGTTGTTACAGATATTGCTTCAGCTTATGTATTAGCATTTGCATGTGCTAAAGGCTCCGTACTTAATATCAATATAAATATACCTCTTATAGATGATAATACATTTTTAAATAACATAAAAATAAATACAAAAGAATATATCAATACTATAGAAAATAATTTTTATAACATAGAAAAAGAAATATTATTATTTAGAATATAA
- a CDS encoding metal ABC transporter substrate-binding protein, with translation MQKKILIFLTLLFSIIIVSCNNANKSSNENNKEIDNSKLKVVTTIFPIYDFTRNIAGDNVNLQMIIKPGIEIHSFNTTPADVIDIQNADVFIYIGGESEAWAEKIISSMNTNGKKIIRLIDYVKALDEEIVEGMEHDIDHNHEEEANHEEHENHIEESHTHEGIYDEHIWTSPKNAQLMVTAICDALSEIDTNNADVYKANADKYNQELTVLDEEIRNTVNSSKRKNIVFGDRFPFRYLAEEYGLEYRAPFTGCSSQVDASPKTIAYLMNYIKDNKIPYLYYIELSNEKIANTLIEQTGAEKLKLHSGQNVTKEEFDSGVTYLSIMRDNLESLKKGLN, from the coding sequence ATGCAAAAAAAGATATTAATTTTTTTAACTTTATTATTTTCAATTATTATTGTTTCATGTAATAATGCTAATAAAAGCAGTAATGAAAATAATAAAGAAATTGATAATAGTAAATTAAAAGTAGTAACTACAATATTTCCAATATATGATTTTACAAGAAATATAGCTGGAGATAATGTAAATCTTCAAATGATAATAAAACCTGGTATAGAGATTCATTCATTTAATACTACACCTGCCGATGTAATAGATATACAAAATGCTGATGTATTTATTTATATAGGCGGTGAAAGTGAGGCTTGGGCTGAAAAAATTATATCTTCTATGAATACTAATGGTAAAAAGATAATCAGACTTATAGATTATGTAAAAGCATTAGATGAAGAGATTGTAGAAGGTATGGAGCATGACATAGATCATAATCATGAAGAAGAAGCAAATCATGAAGAGCATGAAAATCATATTGAAGAAAGTCATACTCATGAAGGAATTTACGATGAACATATATGGACTTCTCCAAAAAATGCTCAATTAATGGTTACAGCTATATGTGATGCATTATCCGAAATTGATACTAATAATGCTGATGTATATAAAGCAAATGCTGATAAATATAATCAGGAATTAACAGTTTTAGATGAAGAAATAAGAAATACAGTAAACTCATCTAAAAGAAAAAATATAGTATTTGGTGATAGATTTCCTTTCAGATATTTAGCAGAGGAATATGGATTGGAATATAGAGCACCTTTCACAGGATGCAGCAGTCAGGTAGATGCAAGCCCAAAAACTATAGCTTATTTGATGAATTATATTAAAGACAATAAAATACCTTATTTGTATTATATAGAATTAAGTAATGAAAAAATAGCAAATACTTTGATAGAACAAACAGGGGCAGAAAAATTAAAGCTTCATTCAGGACAAAATGTTACAAAAGAAGAATTTGATTCAGGTGTTACATATTTATCTATTATGAGGGATAACTTAGAGAGTTTGAAAAAGGGTTTAAATTGA